The genomic segment TAGACCTCCCAAATTATGGTATTTTATTGATTGGATATATGTCTCGGCCGAGCTTCCACCTGGTCCAGACTACAGACGAGCTCCTGCTTAGGAGATCTCACATTCAGACATTAACGGGTAGCCCACATAAACGAAGTCCGGAAAGGTAAAGCCCATTAAGATTTAACCTAATTTTGTAAGAGATTTTGAGAATCTAAATCTACCAAATCAGGACTATATTTTGTTCCTATAAATAACATGTTTCATtcattatttattcattcatatACTCACTTGCGCTACACGCtattctctgacttgagcgtctgAGGGACTACGTCAGAACAACCTTCCGACCCCTTCTAACGTTTTTGTTTGTGCTCCCAGATTTCGAAGGTTCGACCCGAACTTTCTAAGTAAAGATCCGACCTTCCAGTTACCACATCCAACTTCAGATTCATTAAtgtacacacacatatataaatataatatatgtatatatatatatatatatatatatatatatatatatatatatatatatatatatatatatatatatatgagcgATTTTTTCTTGTTTGATAATTGATATGGCTCATTAGTtatttattatcaaaatttcgtaatttttaaaatcataattttctattatttttaatttgtattaataaagaaattaatatttGGAGAAGGAGGTTGAGATAATAATTGGGGGAGCGTAGAACGAGACATCGAGCAGAGAATATTCGGTGAGGGAGCGAAGCACGAGATTGGGCACCCCCGTCGTGGGCCCCATCGACACTGTAGTCTTTGTGGGGTTTTAAGGGATCATTTTCTGATGCACTCCATGTCACTTGCTCCCCCCTATAATTTACACTTTTTTTTTTGCCAAGATGGAAATAATTCACATTTCTTgcacaaaattattttattttattccctgattttttttatatgttctaaaaaaattgaatttccTATTAAATAAGAGTAAATATTATTTCATTAAAAGTACTATAAAAAAAGAGAGAACATTAAACTCTAGTTAGATATGAACTtggtatttaaaaaataatatttccagTTATTAGACTATATTGATAGTAGGATCAAGATGTAATCGATTTTATtcatcaaatatcaaaattttaaactgAACAAAACATACTTGAATCAGGAATTTGAATTGAACTGACATGAATTTTAAGCTTGTTCCAAGTAAAACGCTCGAGAATTCATTTTATTATCAGTTTTTTTAAATAGAAACGCCATGAGAATTAATAACATAGTTCAAGATATAAAAATACAGGACAGAGTATTGTGTGAATGCAATTCAAGGAGCCAGCACGAATAGGGAATCCGAGGCTTATGGTGAGGAACATCAATAATTTCTCATGATATTGTTTGTATCAAGAGAGCTAGCTTGGCTAAGAATGTTGGCCACAGCCTATAAACCAATAACAAAAATGGGTCCATATATGTTTGAGCGGATCCAGAAAACCCCATTTTTTTAAATAgattaattttcaaattttatttatactttattttaaattataagatGCATccatttataatatattaattttaaatgcaAAATCTTGACTTAAACAACTCCCATCATAATTTTTTGCCTCCCTCATTATTAAATCTACTTTTTACCTCCCCACATAGCACCTACCAATCTCGTTTCCCAATATCTAGCGTGGacctagtttttttttttttaagattgaTATCAAGATAAgcttatttttttaatactGATATTTTTTTACAAGTCTATAAATTTAGCATCTATATATAATTTGTCAAGTTGTCTGCTAAACTTTGCTGTGTTTGCTCATGATTCCAACTCATAACATCCTTGTTAAGGAACAAAAATTATCTCACGGTTTAAAAATATCTGAATTGtatatatagtttttggtaCAACGATAAACCGTTGACTCAGTAATTACTACTATCGAAATATTTGCTCAGGCAATTTTCATTGAAGGAGATTATTAAGTTTCAAGTGTCTGATATGAATAAAGATTTCAGCTCAGAAATACAAAAGTAAAGTAAAGATTTGGATGCATAAAGGCCCATTAACTGAACTGTTTCTAGACGCAAAGTGAATTGAACACaccttttttttctttcttgatAAAAGATGATCACTATAATTTTGTCACCTTACAAACTACACATGCTCCATCATAACATCTGAGAAATAAGTCAATGCCATCTTAAAGTTTCTTGTTTCAGCCTTCTCTTGTAATTTTCCATCCATTGAAAGTAGAGAAGGTAATTGAATTCAAAAGGTATTGATAACTCTTTTATTGAATGCACATGGCAGTTTTCTGGGAAAGTATCTAAAGAAAACAAACTATTTAACTGTCTGAACTTGTTTCTCGAAATACAAAATTCCCTAGCTCTATAATTAAACGATGAACCAAACTTCTTCAAGTCGGCCTGAATATATTTCCCGAGTGGATACTGAGGAGCTCACCTGCGTCAAATCTGCATAGACTTCACGTACATAAAAGTTATAGCTACACGAATCGTCTTTAATTTCCTAAATCATGCATGACCTATTCTGAAAATGATCAATCTTCTTCCGATGACTGTTCGATATTAACTTCGTTTCTTGTTTTCCAGTGTTGTTAAATGTCCATGAATTTTTACCTTATTTaactttcataattttattcacGAAAAACTATCTGCACGAAATTAATTACCCTTGTTCAATTGCCTCGCAAAGAATCATTGGCTGCAAACAACCCATAAGACAATGCCATCCTCGAGTGCTGCCGTGTTGCACCAACCTCCACCATTGACTCGACAGCTGAGCAATGCCTCCCCCTCTCATTCTTTGGCATGTTGTGTCTGCACTTCCATCTTATCCATCATGTCCACATCAACCAGTTTCGTGTTTTGGAAAACTCCAGCTCAAAAATCTCAAGCAGACTCTTCCTGGAAATTTGCTGTATCCACTAAACACAGGCATGCTGAGGCTCTGGTATGTTTTCAGTCGACTCTGTTTTTGTCACCATAGCCAAGGAGATGGTGCTTTTTGTTTGCGTACAGACTACAGAAGAATGGGTTTGACATAGATAAAAATGTCTATTAAATAGATAAAAATTAGGTAGGTTGGATACAAAACCAAGGTAAAATGGaggttaattaattaaacatccCCATGCAGCCATGCTAAGAAATTCATAAAACCAAACAAAAAAGACGAGAAAATCAGAGTACAACAGCTGCATCGTCAACTCTGTTCAAACCTGAAACTAATCTTCTCTTAGCAGATTTCGTTCTAAAAGACCATACCTCAAAAGCTTCGCTCAGATCAGGATATGTTACATGCTCTGTATTCATCCAATCTGTAAGAATGTCTGCTTGATCATCAGATGGTAGCGCCAAAACTAAGGAAACTATTGCCCCTTCAATGCTTTGGCACGTATCTTCATCCAATTTGTAAGGGAATTCCATATCCTTGTCGATCATTGAATCAAGAATAGGCTTCAGTTTTCTAATGAATGGCAACCATGATTTGAGCAGCTTCACTCGTCGTGGCGCAGGAAGAATCACATTTCCATAGCCTACTGTATCAAGCACTTTTGACGTCACTTCAATGATCTTAACTTTTAAACCCCACATGATATTTTCTAGTTTCTTGTCTTCGACGACCAACAATACATTATCAGATACATCAATCCATTTAAAAACAAATTCGTCCATCAGCCCCATTTTAGGTAGAATGTTGCACACCCATTCAAGATCAGATAAATTCTGCATAATTTTACTTTCAGCTACCGTGCATGTGATGTCGAATTTCAAAACTGAGGATAGTTCTCTTTCAAACAAAGAAAATGTATTTGACAGGCCAATTCTTGCCTCCATTTTTACCTCATTGTCAGCTGTGACCAAcggaatatcttcatcatcccGGAGCATGTAATCGACTTGTTCTTGGGCTGAAATTCTAAGCTCGTCTCCAAAAGGAGGGAAAGGGTGGTCAGTAGAGGTGGCAAGGCGAATTGCAGAGATCAGAACACCTTTCGAGGCATTTATATCTACAGGTTGGATTCTTGCTAGTATAGGCACGGCCATGGGACCTAATCGTGAAACTACTTTAACAATATCACCTTCCTCAATATCTTCCCAAGGTACAGCCTCCAGGTACTGAATGCAACTGTTGACAATTGCTTCACACCGTAAAGTTTCAGCCACCTGAAGAACGCCAAGAGCAGATTGCACAGAATCCAACGCGTCCAAAACCGAGTCTGAAGGAAGATAAAGAAGCTTTAAAAGTCTGACACAGTGATCATAATCAAATTCCGAGCACTCTATCTCGACACAAGCATGAGAACTTTGGTTCAAAAGTCTATCTGCAAAGTGCTTGCTCTTGTTTTTAAGAATAAGTGAATGTGAATAGTAGAATTCCTGTCTTCCCTCCTTACTTCTTAACCGTATAGCAACATCACCCGTTTGCTGGTCGTCAAATTTAAGCAAGTTGACCTCTGCTTTTCCATACATCACACTTCTACTCACCAACCACCACGCTTCGTAAAACTTTAAGCATATTTTTTTAGTTTGCATGAGACGGGCAAAGGATAGATCAATAGGTATTCACTATACACTGCAAGATAAATAGACATCAATTACTCCTGCAAAGTTTAACAATACTACGAAAGATAAAAACTTTTACTGGAACGAAAATTTGACTCTGGTGGAGCAAACatacataaatattttaataaaagtaAATCATGATGCATACGGTCCTTTAAATTCACCATCAACCAAATTTGCGTTAATTGGAATCATAAAAGCATTAAGTTCATAAGCCATAGCTGGGTATTTATAGAGCATGATTAAGCAATAAAACTTGCCCTGAAGTCTGAGAGGAGAGACAAAAAACGAAATCAAATACGCATCTGAAGCTCAAAACGATAAATTTAATCAGCAATTACAAAACGAAGAGAGAAACACACACAACTTTTCGTAACAACACGTCAAATTCTAACAAAACAAGAACTGAAAAGGTACTCGCCATTAAACGTCGCCCAAATTCGCCATCAATTGAGCATCTAAAAAGCACATCAAACCCACTGCAAGACTTAATTTTGGTTTAATGGGCCTTCTTCGTTGATCTTGAATCGAAATAGTTTCAACTTGGTGATAAATGCAGAGAAATGGCGAAGTGGGATTAGCTTGTCAGTCCAAGTGGTGCAGAGCTTGTCAGTCCAAGTGGTGCCCGTCTGCCAAGGCATCTATTACACCAGTAATCCATTCGGCGAGGACCCAAGAAAGGAAATTAGTTGGCCGATGGAATTAGATACAATAAGCTATCTTTTTTCATTTGTGTGTTAAAAATCGAATTCAACGAATATGGAAAAGTGTTGGCTAAGAAGTCCATTTGCTTGGCAATGTGACGACGTTTGATAACTTCAACGCCAattagaataataataataatactaaaaataaaataataataataataataataataataataataataataataataaacacaAAGCACATGCTGAAAGTGATATCCATCAACTTGCACTGCCCCCTTTTTTACGTTAATTTCTTTTTGATTTCGAGGAAAAAATGCAATACGTTGTATTCGTGTACAAGGTGATGATTGTATAATTGATAGTTTTTTATTTGTAAGATAACTAATCTGACATTAATAAGAATATTGGGTATTATATTTGTTACttcaaaataattataatattttaaaattgtaaaggtaaaatttataataatgtaaagaaaatttgaaatataacaaaACTTAAATATGTACGAATAGACATCTGCGTAAACATATGTTATGAAAGCAGAATTTACTACTTTTAGTAAGTAGAAGTAATTTTGTCCCTATTGCCGTTATAGCACAAACCCTTCTAAATTGCAAAAGAGACCATATGTTTCAGAAGCGTAGTATCCAAAAATTTGTTGGTGTCgtgaaattttgtttttttagggGAAATGGAAGTTTATACAATAACTAAGTCGGAAATAACAACGTCCATCAATCAAGATAAGTACAAACAATTAACCCAACACAAACGTGAAAGTTGAGACTGTGTAGTTTTAGAAGTGTGACTAAGAAATAACAATGTATGTAAAATATTAGAAGTGCGACTAAGAAAAAACAATGTATATAAAATCAATAACATGTTTAGTACAAAAAGCTTTTTTTTGTACCAACAACAAGAAGATTATAGCTTCTGCATAAatattttaggtgtaaaaattT from the Primulina eburnea isolate SZY01 chromosome 3, ASM2296580v1, whole genome shotgun sequence genome contains:
- the LOC140825256 gene encoding BTB/POZ domain-containing protein At3g05675-like — encoded protein: MQTKKICLKFYEAWWLVSRSVMYGKAEVNLLKFDDQQTGDVAIRLRSKEGRQEFYYSHSLILKNKSKHFADRLLNQSSHACVEIECSEFDYDHCVRLLKLLYLPSDSVLDALDSVQSALGVLQVAETLRCEAIVNSCIQYLEAVPWEDIEEGDIVKVVSRLGPMAVPILARIQPVDINASKGVLISAIRLATSTDHPFPPFGDELRISAQEQVDYMLRDDEDIPLVTADNEVKMEARIGLSNTFSLFERELSSVLKFDITCTVAESKIMQNLSDLEWVCNILPKMGLMDEFVFKWIDVSDNVLLVVEDKKLENIMWGLKVKIIEVTSKVLDTVGYGNVILPAPRRVKLLKSWLPFIRKLKPILDSMIDKDMEFPYKLDEDTCQSIEGAIVSLVLALPSDDQADILTDWMNTEHVTYPDLSEAFEVWSFRTKSAKRRLVSGLNRVDDAAVVL